The window CATTCGGGCAGCCCCACGCGCCCCCGCGGGGGCACCGTCGACCCGGCGGCGACCACTAGCCGGCCCCCCCCGTACCGGGAACGAGTTCTCGCGCGAGAAAAAACAGTCCCACCGCGCCACCGGCGAGCCCCAGGTACCAGAGCGAGCGCCGCCTGACGATCGCAGCTACGGAGGAGACGACGATCCCGATTTGAAAGGATGCCACCGCCAGCGACAACCGCTGGTAGCGGTCATCGAACCGTTGGGCCGCCGCCTTGGCCGCGTCTCGCTCGTGCTCCCGAGCCTTGGCATCCTTCATGATCTGGTCCTGCTCGGTCGCGTACCGCTTGATCTCTTTCTCGTACGCCGATGCCTGCCGGGCCGCGGCCGGGCTCGACTGCAGCCGCAACGCATCACGCTGCGTCTCGAACACGTGCCGCTTGATGCCTTTGGCTTGATAAAAGTTCCACTGATCCGAAGCCAGGTTTTGTGAGATCGCC is drawn from bacterium and contains these coding sequences:
- a CDS encoding DUF4337 domain-containing protein: MEEEFEVESRLEPAEKASEGSSGHRFITAIAITTAVLAVCAALSSQLAGRAAHHSLADLNEAAISQNLASDQWNFYQAKGIKRHVFETQRDALRLQSSPAAARQASAYEKEIKRYATEQDQIMKDAKAREHERDAAKAAAQRFDDRYQRLSLAVASFQIGIVVSSVAAIVRRRSLWYLGLAGGAVGLFFLARELVPGTGGAG